The following are encoded together in the Culex pipiens pallens isolate TS chromosome 1, TS_CPP_V2, whole genome shotgun sequence genome:
- the LOC120431810 gene encoding uncharacterized protein LOC120431810, translating to MVLRRDRGLVQATRTRRKTPVQEAHDASRTNRHGTGLLTRSHDWKLGTWNCRSLKFDGSIRILSDILRVRKFSIVALQEVGWIGAEEVQEYRRIGCTIYQSRGEKKRLGTAFIVLGEMHDRVIGWTPLTDRMCVLRVKGRFFNISIINVHSPHSGSEDDDKDAFYEQLNWTYNSCPKHDVKIVIGDFNAQVGQEEEFRPVIGKFSAHVRTNENGLRLIDFATSKNMAVRSTCFQHNLRDKYTWRSPQGTESQIDHVVIDGRHFSDIIDVRTYRGANVDSDHYLVMVKMRQRLSLAKSVRYRRPPRLDLERLKLPEVASRYAHSLEAALPGEGELLEAPLEDCWRSVKAAITNAAESTIGFVERGRRNDWFDEECRAILEEKNAARRAMLQYNLRDYEEAYGQKRRQQHQLFRAKVRHQEELEFEDMEQLHRSNETRKFYKKLNGSRNGFTPRVEMCRDKNGAILTNEREVIDRWKQHFDEHLNGAEADAGAQGGGREDFIGVMRRAGFNMRGTIFSKSNQFICFADDMDIVGRTFKAVADAYTGLKREAEKHPEGREGWTVAVGRSCCKDAGTYRAIEPTEPEDQSCEVGVCVGTGRNKT from the exons ATggtcctccggcgagacagggggttggtgCAGGCCACACGAACCCGCCGTAAAACACCAGTGCAGGAAGCACACGATGCGAGCCGGACCAATCGGCACGGAACTGGACTTCTTACGAGGTCCCACGATTGGAAGCTCGGAACGTGGAATTGCAGGTCTCTCAAATTTGACGGGAGTATCCGCATACTTTCCGACATATTGAGGGTCCGCAAGTTCAGCATCGTAGCGCTGCAGGAGGTTGGCTGGATAGGCGCGGAGGAGGTGCAAGAGTACAGAAGGATTGGCTGTACAATCTACCAGAGCCGCGGCGAGAAAAAGAGGCTGGGGACAGCCTTTATAGTGCTGGGCGAAATGCACGATCGTGTGATTGGGTGGACCCCGCTCACCGACCGAATGTGCGTGTTGAGGGTTAAGGGCCGTTTCTTCAACATCAGCATCAtaaacgtgcacagcccgcactCAGGAAGCGAAGATGACGACAAGGACGCATTTTACGAGCAGCTGAACTGGACGTACAACAGCTGCCCAAAACATGACGTCAAAATCGTTATTGGAGATTTTAACGCTCAGGTTGGCCAGGAGGAGGAATTCAGACCGGTGATAGGAAAGTTCAGCGCCCACGTACGCACGAACGAAAACGGCCTGCGACTGATCGACTTCGCCACCTCCAAAAACATGGCCGTACGAAGCACCTGCTTCCAGCACAACCTCCGagacaagtacacctggagatcaccgcAAGGAACGGAAtcacaaatcgaccacgttGTAATCGACGGTAGACACTTTTCCGACATCATCGACGTCAGGACCTATCGCGGCGCCAAcgtcgactcggaccactatcTGGTGATGGTGAAAATGCGCCAACGACTTTCCCTGGCGAAAAGCGTTCGGTACCGCCGCCCTCCGCGGTTGGATCTGGAGCGGCTTAAGTTACCGGAAGTCGCCTCCCGGTACGCGCATTCGCTGGAGGCTGCGTTGCCAGGGGAGGGTGAGCTGTTGGAAGCTCCCCTCGAGGACTGCTGGAGGAGCGTCAAGGCAGCCATCACCAACGCAGCAGAAAGCACCATCGGATTTGTGGAACGAGGACGACGGAACGattggttcgacgaggagtgtCGAGCGATTTTGGAGGAGAAGAATGCAGCACGGAGGGCAATGCTGCAGTACAATCTCCGTGATTACGAAGAGGCGTATGGACAGAAGCGAAGGCAGCAGCACCAGCTCTTCCGGGCAAAAGTGCGCCACCAGGAAGAGTTGGAGTTTGAGGACATGGAGCAGCTGCATCGCTCGAACGAAACgcgcaagttctacaagaaGCTCAACGGATCCCGCAACGGCTTCACGCCGCGAgtcgaaatgtgccgggataaaaATGGAGCTATCTTGACgaacgagcgtgaggtgatcgacaggtggaagcagcacttcgatgAACACCTGAATGGCGCAGAAGCAGATGCAGGGGCTCAAGGCGGCGGGAGAGAGGACTTCATCG GTGTTATGAGACGAGCGGGCTTCAATATGCGGGGCACGATCTTCAGCAAGTCCAACCAATTCATCTGCTTCGctgacgacatggacattgttggCAGAACGTTCAAGGCGGTTGCGGATGCGTACACCGGcttgaagcgggaagcagagAAG CATCCGGAAGGTCGCGAAGGCTGGACGGTTGCAGTGGGCCGGTCATGTTGCAAGGATGCCGGAACGTACCGAGCAATTGAGCCAACGGAACCAGAAGATCAATCCTGCGAAGTTGGTGTTTGTGTCGGAACCGGTAGGAACAAGACGTAG